The Halotia branconii CENA392 region AACTTTCGTCGCTCCTTGTTTAATGTGGCATGATATCAATTCTGAACGAGGAAGAATTATCACTTCTGTTTATGCAACACCAATTCGTAAAGGTGAATGTCGTTTATTTGCGCGTTTTCCTTTCAAGTTTTCTTCTAAACTTCCGGGTTTATTTATTCAGCTAAGACCACGCTGGTATTATCATATTGGACAAAATGGGGTTTTAGAAGACGATCAAATTTTCCTTCATTATCAAGAACGTTATTTAGCAGCCAAAGGAGGTAGTTATAACTTTGCTAAGGCCTTTTATCTCCCTACCAAAGCAGACAGTTTTGTTTTTGAATTGCGCCAGTGGGTCAACCAATATAATGCTGAACCATTTCCAGGGGAGAGTTTTCCACCAATAGTACCGAGAGAGAAGCTGCTAGAAAGGTATAACTCGCATACATTAAATTGTGCAAGTTGTAGAACTGCACTTGTTAATATTCAGCGATTGAAGTTATGGTGTGGAATTATAACAGTATTTGCTTTAATCAGCACTCCAGTTTTATCATTATTTTTCCATCCAAGATCTATTCCAGTCGCAGTGGCTGAAACATTAACACCCCTGATATTTGGGGTTATATGGTTGCTACTTAATAAGATTCAAAAACAGTTCTACAGTGGACGACCTATACCTTTACGTAATCTACCAGAGAAAAATTGAACAATAAGATCCCCGACTTCTTCGAGAAGTCGGGGATCTGGAGGATCTGAACAAGGAAAATTAGTCTTATTAAACGCGATAAAAGATGCAAAATTTGAATATTCGAGTCAAAAGTTAGGTTTAAAGTACAGGATTTTCAAACAGTAATAAAGATAGAAAAAAATCTATGATAAAAATTGATACCCAAGTAGTGACTACTGCTTTTGTTGCTGATTCTCCAACTTCTTTGGCTCCTCCCTTGGTAGTTAAACCCCAACTACAACCAATAACAGCAACCAAAGCCCCAAAAATAAATCCTTTCAACAAAATAATAGATAAATCTGAAGGTTCTAAAAAATTTCTGACGGATTCTAAAAATATTTCTGGAAGAATTTTGTAAAACTGTGCTGCGGCAAAAACACCGCCAATGAGTCCCATAAGCAAAGCAAAAATCATCATGATTGGCATCATTAAACAGCAAGCAATTACTCTAGGAAGTACTAGGTAATCAATTGGATCTGTTTTGAGCATATAAAGTGCATCAATTTGCTCTGTAACTCTCATTGCACCTAATTCTGCCGCAAAAGCAGAACCTACTTGTCCGGCAATAATACTAGCGGTCAAAATTGGTGCTAATTCTCTACAAAAAGCTAAAGCAAAAGCACCTCCTACAGCACTGACAGCACCAAATCTGACTAATTCTCTAGCCGTCTGAATAGTAAAAATCATCCCTGCAAAAATATTCACCAGAATAACTGGAGAAATAGAACCTGGCCCCGCAGTTACCATGTGTTCCAAAATTTTGCGGGAGCAAGTTTTTCCTTGAAGTAAATGTAGTGAGACTTGGCCAAAGAGTAGTACTGCGGCAAAACAGCGTACTATCCACAATTGCTCTAAATTTCCTTTTGGTTGCAATTTTACCGCCCTTGAGACTGACTGTTTTGTACCTAGGTGAGGTTATACCAATTCGTAATTCGTACCTCGACTTCGCTCGGCAACCTAATTCGTAATTATGAAAGTCTTACAGCATCTAAGCTTCTAGACTTGAATCTGTTACCTAATTTTAGAGAGTTGCTATTACGCTACACCTTGGGAAACTCTAGATTTTTACCTAAAATTTCAGGCTTTAGCGAAAAAAATATTCTTATGCTCTGAATTTTTTGCTACTTGTTTGATACGTTCAATAATGACTGCTGGCAATATTCCCTAATGTCTCATCTAGGGAAAAACTCCTGGTGTCCTGAGAATTTTTTGTTGAGAAGCAGTCAAGTTGGGATAATCATCAAGATTATAGTAGTATCTAGCCCATGCTGATGAGCCAGGGGAATATTTGTAAAATAGTGTCTGGCGATCGCCTAACCCCCGCCACGGCAGAGTACCATGAGTTAAAGCCTCAGTAAATATAATGGCGCTACCTGCCTTTACAGAAACTGCCTGTACGCACTCACAAGGAAATTCCAAATTTTTCCATGCTTGCGGTAGAGCTAGATTACTCTTATGACTACCAGGAATACAACCAAATCCCCCCTCACCAAAATGTACATCTTGCAGTTCGTAGGCGACAGTGGTCAAGCCATTATACATCCTGCCATTTTGGAACAGGTAATACTGACAAGGATCGTAGGGAGTTCCACCTCCATGTAGGTGAGAGCCAATAGGGCCAATACCTTCACGGATAATGTGAATATAGTCATGATCTAAGCGAAACTGTTCTCCCAACAACTCAGATAAATAGGGTGTAATCTGCGGATGATCTATTAGTTCTTGGTAAGGCTTGCCCCAAGATAGTAGACTATCAAAACGCAAAAATGTGGCTTCTGGATGATCTTGGAGGGCAATCTGTTGATTTAAAAGTACCTGAATTGCTTTAATCTGCTCACTATTTAGAACATTCTCGATAATCAAGAATCCTTGTAAGTCAAACAGATAGCGTTCAAACTCAGTCATGGTAATTATCGCTTGATGAAAGTTAGCAATTTGGAACCTTTGATTAGTTGATAACTAGTTCAAAAGATCACAATTGCAATATCTACGCAACTCTATCAAGAAAACTACTACGCTCAGTTCAAAATCAATAAAAAACCTCGGTTGGCAGCCGAGGTTTAAGGGAGAAGTACGAATGACAATGAGATCAAGCGATACCGAGCAAAAAATTTATTGTGTTTTATTAATTTATGTAAACCAAGTTAACAAAATTGTTACAATTAGTCAATAGGGCTTGACACTAAATAACGAATATTTTTTATAAGAATTACTTATTTTGGACAAAATACCGTGATTAAATGGCGATCGCTAATTAATGTTAACTTTTTATACCAGTAGCTAGATTTTTTCCATTGTCTTAGTCGATACAACCTATACAAGAGGGATTTTTAACTGGTGTCAGTTAACAAACTGTCACGCATTAAATGTTCAGTTTTGTCCTAAAAGAGATATGGTTAAGAATGCAAGGAGTGATGCCATCTCACTTAGTGTTTGTTACAAGTTATTCTCGTAATACTTTTCATTAGAAGTGTATTGCAGATTTTAAATGTTACATCAGTGAAGTGATTTGGTACAGATTTATACGAAAAAGCGCTTGAGTGAGCAAAACCTCAAGTGCTTTTTCGTCTCTCTACTCAATTTTGTAAAAGATAGGGAGCATGGGGCATGGTAAGAAGGCAAAGGGGCAGGGTGCGGGGTGCAAGGGGGAATTTGAAACTACTTCGCACTTATTAATTTGTGGTTAACACTCTTTCCTCTTCTCCCCTGCTCCCTGCTCCCTGCCCCTTGTCCTCTGTCTTTTGTCGTCTGCTGAACTTTTTGCAGGTGATAAATTTGTACTAAACTCAGTTTCAATTTCCGAAACGACACTGACAAAAGCTGTAGAGAAAGGTTAGGTTAACTGTTAATCACAAGCCGCACTCTAAGCAGCGATGGTAAAAGAATTAGCAATTTCTACCCGTGGACTAACGAAGCAATTTGAACGGCACGTTGCCGTTAATGACGTTGATTTAGAGATCCAGGTAGGTGAAGTATATGGATTGATTGGGCCGAATGGCGCGGGTAAAACAACTCTCATCCGCATGTTGGCAGCCGCTGAGGAACCAACTACGGGTGAGATTTATATTAATGGCGATCGCTTACGTCGTGATAAAAGTAATCTTACTCTTAAGCGTCGCTTGGGCTATTTACCCGATGACTATCCTTTGTATGAAGATTTGACTGTTTGGGATTACCTAGATTACTTTGCGCGTCTGTATCGCTTGCGAGAACCACGCCGCACTCAACGCCTGCATGAGGTTTTAGAACTCATCCAACTCGGTAATAAACGTTATAGTTTAATTTCTACTTTGTCGCGGGGGATGAAGCAGCGCTTGAGTTTAGCACGAACTATTATCCACGAACCAATTTTACTGCTGCTAGATGAGCCTGTCTCAGGACTTGACCCCATCGCTAGAATGCAGTTTCGTGAAATCATCAAGGCACTGCAAGAAGCCGGGATGACAATTTTGATTTCTTCCCACGTTCTCAGCGACTTAGCGGAACTTTGTACTTCCGTAGGGATTATGGAACTGGGTTTTTTGGTAGAAAGTGCTTCACTTAAGCAACTTTATCAGCGTCTTTCGCGCCAGCAAATTTTGTTATCAACTCTAGGAAATTTAGAAGCGCTTTTAAGTGAATTGAAACATCATCCATTGGTGGAAGAATGGGAAGTAATACCCACCAAAAACAGTGTACGAGTAAATTTTTCTGGCAAAGAAGAAGATAGTGCGGAATTATTGCGATCGCTGATTACATCTGGTATTCCCATAAACGATTTTCATTGTACTCAAGAAGACCTAGAAACTATTTTCTTGAAGTTAGGACACAAACAAGCATCTTAATAAGTCAATAATTCTCACTCCCTCTTTTTGGAGATTTTTTCTATGATGGTCAATTTAATAGACAAAATTGGCGACTGGAACCCGCAATTATTACGGGAACTCAAAGGTCGCCTCAAAGTTTTTCATGTTATAGTTGCTGTTGCTATCTCATTAATTACACAACTAGGAATTTTTTTATATCAGTTTGGTGATTTTCCCGGCGAAAAATATTCCATGTCTGGGACATACTGCAACTTGAGTTCAGGTTATCTACAGCAACAAAACTCAGTTTCTCAGCTAATTAACCAAGTTCAGCAAAAAATCAATTTATATAGTGGTAATAAAAACTATGACTTGGCAAAGCTGCAAGAACTAAAAACCCAACTTGCATCTTTGAATTTAAAACATACTAATCTTCATAAAACTTTATATCAGCAATATTGCCCTTCAGAACAAATCAATATGCAATTGTGGTGGCAAGACCACTGGAAATACATATTTTTAAGCCTGAGTGTGATATTTGTATTCACACTGCTAGTTGCTGGAACTTATTTGCTAATTAATAACTTGGGTCAAGAAGAACAACGCGGTACTTTAAATTTTATCCGTCTAAGTCCCCAATCGGAAGTGAG contains the following coding sequences:
- a CDS encoding phytanoyl-CoA dioxygenase family protein, with the protein product MTEFERYLFDLQGFLIIENVLNSEQIKAIQVLLNQQIALQDHPEATFLRFDSLLSWGKPYQELIDHPQITPYLSELLGEQFRLDHDYIHIIREGIGPIGSHLHGGGTPYDPCQYYLFQNGRMYNGLTTVAYELQDVHFGEGGFGCIPGSHKSNLALPQAWKNLEFPCECVQAVSVKAGSAIIFTEALTHGTLPWRGLGDRQTLFYKYSPGSSAWARYYYNLDDYPNLTASQQKILRTPGVFP
- a CDS encoding ABC transporter ATP-binding protein; its protein translation is MVKELAISTRGLTKQFERHVAVNDVDLEIQVGEVYGLIGPNGAGKTTLIRMLAAAEEPTTGEIYINGDRLRRDKSNLTLKRRLGYLPDDYPLYEDLTVWDYLDYFARLYRLREPRRTQRLHEVLELIQLGNKRYSLISTLSRGMKQRLSLARTIIHEPILLLLDEPVSGLDPIARMQFREIIKALQEAGMTILISSHVLSDLAELCTSVGIMELGFLVESASLKQLYQRLSRQQILLSTLGNLEALLSELKHHPLVEEWEVIPTKNSVRVNFSGKEEDSAELLRSLITSGIPINDFHCTQEDLETIFLKLGHKQAS
- a CDS encoding cell death suppressor protein Lls1, encoding MFVYVGNPENAAKTTVPIIEPLEESPDGWVIINTFRDVPYDALTLLENILDPSHVAFTHHRTVGNRANATALGLEVIESGKQGFKGVWQQGIKPNQSGKLSTTFVAPCLMWHDINSERGRIITSVYATPIRKGECRLFARFPFKFSSKLPGLFIQLRPRWYYHIGQNGVLEDDQIFLHYQERYLAAKGGSYNFAKAFYLPTKADSFVFELRQWVNQYNAEPFPGESFPPIVPREKLLERYNSHTLNCASCRTALVNIQRLKLWCGIITVFALISTPVLSLFFHPRSIPVAVAETLTPLIFGVIWLLLNKIQKQFYSGRPIPLRNLPEKN
- a CDS encoding MlaE family lipid ABC transporter permease subunit yields the protein MQPKGNLEQLWIVRCFAAVLLFGQVSLHLLQGKTCSRKILEHMVTAGPGSISPVILVNIFAGMIFTIQTARELVRFGAVSAVGGAFALAFCRELAPILTASIIAGQVGSAFAAELGAMRVTEQIDALYMLKTDPIDYLVLPRVIACCLMMPIMMIFALLMGLIGGVFAAAQFYKILPEIFLESVRNFLEPSDLSIILLKGFIFGALVAVIGCSWGLTTKGGAKEVGESATKAVVTTWVSIFIIDFFLSLLLFENPVL